One window from the genome of Thermococcus siculi encodes:
- a CDS encoding Nif3-like dinuclear metal center hexameric protein, with translation MVKRDEIVSFLNEYLSISSYPDKSSNGLQVEGKEEVERIAFAVDTTLRTIERAAKAGADMMVVHHGMIWGGLGYVTGIHYKRLKALLSSGINLYAAHLPLDAHPEVGNNVELLRLLGLEPKGPFGEYRGLAVGFWGEFEEPQPIEKIAQIVAEKLDTTVKTYEFGEREIKTVGAVSGAGAFALEEAWRKGIDLLITGEFTHADYLTAVDLPQSVLVAGHYKTETLGVKALMPLLREKFGVETFFIDEPTGL, from the coding sequence ATGGTCAAGCGCGACGAAATCGTTTCATTCCTCAACGAGTACCTCAGCATCTCATCTTACCCGGACAAGTCGAGCAACGGCCTCCAGGTGGAGGGAAAGGAAGAGGTTGAAAGAATAGCCTTTGCAGTCGATACGACGTTGAGAACCATAGAGCGCGCCGCTAAGGCCGGCGCCGACATGATGGTAGTCCACCACGGCATGATATGGGGTGGCCTCGGTTACGTAACCGGGATACACTACAAGCGTTTGAAGGCTCTCCTCTCCTCGGGCATTAACCTCTACGCGGCGCACCTGCCCCTCGATGCCCACCCGGAAGTCGGGAACAACGTGGAGCTGCTCAGACTCCTGGGCCTGGAACCGAAGGGACCGTTCGGAGAGTACCGGGGCCTGGCCGTCGGCTTCTGGGGGGAGTTTGAGGAGCCTCAGCCGATAGAGAAGATAGCGCAGATAGTCGCGGAGAAGCTCGATACAACGGTAAAGACCTACGAGTTCGGAGAGAGGGAGATAAAGACCGTCGGTGCGGTAAGTGGCGCCGGTGCATTCGCACTGGAAGAGGCCTGGAGAAAGGGGATTGATCTGCTCATAACCGGGGAGTTCACCCATGCAGACTACTTGACGGCCGTAGACCTGCCGCAGAGCGTTTTGGTCGCTGGTCATTATAAGACGGAGACGCTTGGAGTTAAGGCCCTGATGCCGCTCCTCAGGGAGAAGTTTGGGGTGGAGACTTTTTTCATAGACGAGCCGACAGGGCTTTGA
- a CDS encoding YkgJ family cysteine cluster protein produces the protein MRFEPRPFTGPVPFRCLYCPDCCRGRHVYLTLKDIERIARTGKDPQDFVTFSVEGDKIRFVLAVREWDLGCVFHDPETGKCTIHEVNPIICRIYPFMVSRKPLGVEGEKPFEYEGEGLWLYYDANCPGINAEEPETTIAPEEIAELGLEFEREFERTDMDGFVRLLDELG, from the coding sequence ATGAGGTTCGAACCGAGACCTTTCACAGGGCCTGTTCCCTTCAGGTGCCTCTACTGTCCCGACTGCTGCAGGGGAAGGCACGTCTACCTGACGCTTAAGGACATTGAGAGGATAGCGAGAACCGGTAAAGACCCGCAGGACTTCGTTACTTTCTCAGTTGAGGGAGACAAAATCCGCTTCGTCCTCGCGGTCAGGGAGTGGGATTTAGGATGCGTCTTCCACGATCCGGAGACGGGGAAGTGCACGATTCACGAGGTCAACCCGATCATCTGCCGCATATATCCCTTCATGGTCTCGAGGAAGCCGCTCGGCGTTGAGGGGGAGAAACCCTTCGAGTACGAGGGCGAAGGGCTATGGCTCTACTACGACGCTAACTGTCCGGGGATAAACGCCGAGGAACCGGAGACGACGATAGCGCCCGAAGAGATAGCGGAACTCGGCCTGGAGTTCGAGAGGGAGTTCGAGAGAACGGATATGGACGGCTTCGTGAGGCTCCTTGACGAACTCGGCTGA
- a CDS encoding KaiC domain-containing protein, producing the protein MHRVKTGIPGMDEILYGGIPERNVVLLSGGPGTGKSIFSQQFLWNGLQMGEPGVYVALEEHPVQVRQNMAQFGWDVRKYEEEGLFVMVDAFTAGIGKSKEYEKYIVHDLTDIREFIDVLRTAVKDIGAKRLVVDSVTTLYINKPAMARSIVMQLKRVLAGLGVTSIFVSQISVGERGFGGPGVEHGVDGIIRLDLDEIEGELKRSLIVWKMRGTSHSMRRHPFEITDKGIVVHHDKVLKRKAVVEVE; encoded by the coding sequence ATGCACAGGGTAAAGACCGGCATTCCGGGGATGGACGAGATACTCTACGGGGGAATCCCTGAGAGGAACGTCGTTCTTCTCAGCGGTGGTCCCGGAACCGGGAAGTCGATATTCTCACAGCAGTTCCTCTGGAACGGTCTTCAAATGGGTGAGCCGGGAGTTTACGTAGCACTCGAGGAGCACCCGGTTCAGGTAAGGCAGAACATGGCTCAATTTGGCTGGGACGTCAGGAAGTATGAGGAGGAAGGGTTGTTCGTGATGGTCGATGCGTTCACGGCTGGAATCGGCAAGAGCAAGGAGTACGAGAAGTACATCGTGCACGATCTGACAGACATAAGGGAGTTCATAGACGTTCTAAGGACAGCTGTCAAGGACATAGGAGCGAAGAGACTGGTCGTTGATTCAGTTACGACCCTATACATCAACAAACCGGCGATGGCCAGGAGCATCGTGATGCAGCTCAAGCGCGTTCTGGCCGGTCTTGGCGTTACGAGCATCTTCGTCAGTCAGATAAGCGTCGGTGAAAGGGGCTTTGGCGGCCCCGGCGTCGAGCACGGCGTCGACGGCATAATCCGCCTCGACCTCGACGAGATAGAGGGCGAGCTGAAGAGAAGCCTTATCGTCTGGAAGATGCGCGGAACGAGCCACTCCATGAGGAGGCACCCCTTCGAAATCACGGACAAGGGGATAGTCGTTCACCACGACAAAGTCCTCAAGAGGAAGGCCGTCGTTGAGGTTGAGTGA
- a CDS encoding preprotein translocase subunit SecD, which yields MKKRTKRLLLNWRVLLLILFLVGSIATLALKPLTFGIDISGGVALVAQTEHPVDSDTMQLVVDSLQKRLNTLGLRDITVEAQGDQIVLVKVANVSTAEQANQIKAVIESQGVFYMEFTGTIFGTGNDIEYVGIYQIKPDNSWAVPFRISKSAAEKFAELAYGKVGWPVDMFLDPPVNSLMVVPDSVYRLMNSTEFNAEAPEAPTLMERIGKAFNITVVSYANQSADEIAKLAQGKDKIVLIDVPQDLQNELEKMNLTVRYIPREPGESDHQIVVKALGLYGPYSLGEGLTVGEPQQDVQITGSAPDRLTAEQEASTIYTVLKSGSLPVKLTVVGMEFISPRLGEDFKNQALYAGLAALIAVLLIVYFHYRNLRIAIPVASTSLFEAIIILGFAALINWNLDLPSIAGIIAAIGTGVDQQVVITDELLSGEKSTKITRRASVLKRMGRAFFVIFASAATTIAAMSFLLVYFVGTLKGFAFTTILGVLIGILITRPAYAEIAKYLLGED from the coding sequence ATGAAGAAGAGAACCAAGAGGCTCCTCCTTAACTGGAGGGTTCTCCTGCTCATACTGTTCCTCGTTGGTTCGATAGCCACTCTCGCGCTCAAACCGCTCACATTTGGAATAGACATATCCGGCGGTGTTGCCCTCGTTGCCCAGACGGAGCATCCCGTTGATAGCGATACCATGCAGCTCGTCGTCGATTCGCTCCAGAAGAGGCTTAACACCCTCGGACTGAGGGACATAACCGTTGAGGCCCAGGGAGACCAGATAGTCCTCGTCAAAGTCGCGAACGTCAGCACGGCGGAGCAGGCCAATCAGATAAAGGCCGTCATCGAGAGTCAGGGTGTCTTCTACATGGAGTTCACGGGCACGATCTTCGGCACCGGAAACGACATCGAGTACGTCGGAATCTATCAGATAAAGCCGGACAACAGCTGGGCCGTCCCCTTCAGGATTTCGAAGAGTGCCGCCGAGAAGTTCGCCGAGCTGGCCTACGGCAAGGTCGGCTGGCCGGTTGACATGTTCCTCGACCCTCCCGTTAACTCCCTCATGGTGGTTCCGGACAGCGTTTACAGGCTCATGAACAGCACGGAGTTCAACGCCGAGGCACCGGAGGCACCGACCCTGATGGAGAGGATTGGAAAGGCATTCAACATAACCGTCGTCTCCTACGCCAACCAGAGCGCCGATGAGATAGCCAAGCTCGCCCAGGGCAAGGACAAGATCGTCCTCATCGACGTTCCCCAGGATCTCCAGAATGAGCTGGAGAAGATGAACCTAACCGTCCGCTACATTCCAAGGGAACCCGGTGAGAGCGACCACCAGATAGTGGTCAAGGCCCTCGGCCTCTACGGCCCCTACTCGCTCGGAGAGGGTCTCACCGTTGGCGAACCCCAGCAGGACGTTCAAATTACCGGAAGTGCCCCCGACAGGCTGACCGCCGAGCAGGAGGCCAGCACGATATACACCGTCCTCAAGAGCGGTTCTCTTCCGGTCAAGCTCACCGTCGTCGGCATGGAGTTCATCTCCCCAAGGCTCGGCGAGGACTTCAAGAACCAGGCACTCTACGCGGGTCTGGCGGCGCTCATAGCGGTGCTGCTCATAGTCTACTTCCACTACAGGAACCTCAGGATAGCCATACCCGTCGCCAGTACGAGCCTCTTCGAGGCCATCATAATCCTCGGCTTCGCGGCGCTCATCAACTGGAACCTCGACCTCCCGAGCATAGCGGGTATCATAGCGGCGATAGGTACAGGCGTTGATCAGCAGGTCGTCATAACCGACGAGCTCCTCAGCGGGGAGAAGAGCACCAAGATAACCAGGCGCGCCAGCGTGCTCAAGAGGATGGGCAGGGCGTTCTTCGTCATCTTCGCTTCAGCGGCAACCACCATAGCGGCAATGAGCTTCCTGCTGGTGTACTTCGTTGGTACTCTCAAGGGATTCGCCTTCACGACGATACTTGGCGTGCTCATCGGAATACTCATCACCAGGCCGGCCTACGCCGAGATAGCCAAATACCTGCTCGGTGAGGACTGA
- a CDS encoding protein translocase subunit SecF, translating into MSKPKTKGKPSAGKAAGANRTRKWLKSLAEMEYKKMILYPLVVFLLALILLAVNFPILGIDLQGGVVVTAYGVDANPDQLAKDLSAKLGVDVRVESFTGVDTKGVRVYAPVGTDPTEIIQIMRETYPDAEYTHSEVQPTFGEIAQKQGLRAIALAFIAMAVVVFLFFRHPVPSFTIIFSALSDMAIAIAMMGIFGIELTTATIAALLMLIGYTVDSNILLTTKLLRRKEDTVEDAYLSAVSTGFTMSTTTLGALIVLWFISTSQTIDNIAIVLIFGLLADFMNTWVLNAGVLKWYLSRAPRGGSA; encoded by the coding sequence ATGTCGAAGCCCAAGACCAAGGGGAAACCCTCGGCGGGCAAAGCTGCCGGGGCGAATAGAACTCGGAAATGGCTCAAGAGCCTGGCTGAAATGGAGTACAAGAAAATGATCCTCTACCCGCTGGTGGTTTTTCTGCTGGCGCTGATACTGCTCGCGGTCAACTTCCCAATCCTTGGAATAGACCTCCAGGGAGGTGTCGTCGTTACCGCCTACGGCGTCGACGCCAACCCGGATCAGCTCGCCAAGGATCTCAGCGCGAAGCTGGGAGTGGATGTAAGGGTTGAGAGCTTCACGGGAGTCGACACCAAGGGAGTCAGGGTATACGCACCCGTTGGAACCGACCCGACGGAGATAATCCAGATCATGAGGGAGACCTACCCGGATGCCGAATACACACACAGCGAGGTTCAGCCGACCTTCGGTGAGATAGCCCAGAAGCAGGGCCTCAGGGCGATAGCACTGGCCTTCATAGCGATGGCAGTCGTGGTGTTCCTGTTCTTCAGGCACCCGGTTCCGTCCTTCACGATAATCTTCTCGGCCCTCTCTGACATGGCCATAGCGATAGCCATGATGGGCATATTTGGGATAGAGCTTACCACCGCCACGATAGCGGCACTGCTGATGCTCATCGGTTACACCGTCGACAGCAACATCCTCCTTACGACGAAGCTCCTCAGAAGGAAGGAGGACACCGTTGAGGACGCCTATCTGAGTGCGGTCTCGACGGGATTCACCATGAGCACCACCACCCTCGGTGCGCTCATAGTCCTCTGGTTCATATCCACCAGTCAGACCATAGACAACATCGCCATAGTCCTCATCTTCGGTCTCCTGGCCGACTTCATGAACACGTGGGTTCTCAACGCCGGCGTGCTGAAGTGGTACCTCTCAAGGGCTCCCAGGGGTGGTAGCGCATGA
- the speD gene encoding adenosylmethionine decarboxylase, whose amino-acid sequence MSEIETIGFHYVVEAAGCDPEVLGNADKIRQIFLDAAKVSNMEVKSSYFFKFSPTGVSGVVIVAESHISVHTWPERGYAALDVYTCGTKADPEKAVDYILEQFKARYAHVSEIKRGIEEDDDTYTHMIMTWEESLRKDGNGKG is encoded by the coding sequence ATGAGCGAGATAGAGACGATAGGGTTTCACTACGTGGTTGAGGCAGCCGGTTGCGATCCTGAGGTTCTCGGTAACGCTGATAAGATAAGGCAGATATTCCTCGACGCGGCGAAGGTAAGCAACATGGAGGTCAAATCGAGCTACTTCTTCAAGTTCTCACCGACCGGCGTCAGCGGGGTCGTCATCGTCGCCGAGAGCCACATCTCGGTTCACACCTGGCCGGAGAGAGGCTACGCGGCTCTGGACGTCTACACCTGCGGCACCAAGGCCGACCCCGAGAAGGCCGTCGACTACATCCTCGAGCAGTTCAAGGCCAGGTACGCCCACGTCTCCGAGATAAAGAGGGGCATCGAAGAGGACGACGACACCTACACCCACATGATAATGACCTGGGAAGAGAGCCTCAGAAAAGACGGAAACGGAAAGGGCTAG
- a CDS encoding HdeD family acid-resistance protein, translated as MDEVKEPEKPEEKKPMDQEEYQKYQEEMAKKKMASVMAHWQWYLLLGVVLLILGIVGLGILPFVTLASIAVFGVFLIIGGSVMIVMALFASGETGGTRVLQLLLAALYLLVGFAMIGEPLLSAQILTFILGAAYFVFGIVKVLMGFKTPGGGLIIFSGAIDFLIGVLILANWPEWSPWVIGIFVAVELIVVGASFIALSLQARSIKNNPELQV; from the coding sequence ATGGATGAGGTTAAAGAACCCGAGAAGCCCGAGGAGAAGAAGCCGATGGACCAAGAGGAGTACCAGAAGTATCAGGAGGAGATGGCCAAGAAGAAGATGGCCAGCGTGATGGCGCACTGGCAGTGGTACCTTCTCCTCGGTGTCGTCCTGCTGATTCTGGGCATAGTTGGTCTCGGCATACTGCCCTTCGTGACCCTGGCAAGCATAGCCGTCTTCGGTGTCTTCCTGATAATAGGCGGTTCGGTAATGATAGTGATGGCCCTCTTCGCCAGCGGCGAAACTGGAGGAACAAGGGTTCTCCAGTTGCTCCTGGCGGCTCTGTATCTCCTGGTCGGATTCGCCATGATAGGCGAACCCCTCCTATCGGCCCAGATACTGACGTTTATACTCGGTGCAGCGTACTTTGTCTTCGGAATCGTCAAGGTTCTCATGGGCTTCAAGACGCCGGGCGGCGGCCTAATAATATTCTCCGGTGCCATAGACTTCCTGATAGGCGTCCTGATACTCGCCAACTGGCCCGAGTGGAGCCCGTGGGTCATAGGCATCTTTGTGGCAGTCGAGCTGATAGTTGTGGGAGCAAGCTTCATAGCCCTCTCCCTGCAGGCAAGATCCATCAAGAACAATCCGGAACTTCAGGTTTGA
- a CDS encoding PUA domain-containing protein: MNTEELRYRRASSWEYDLILREAEKYGELRHHTFAVVEGKFRDVYAVNESVWAEIEALKMKPYSYGTFVGTIKVDKNLVEKFYPNVEFFYFVDVQKNYAILSPKAGFLFTTGKDVPRSGVRRYNWQGTKKLVVYDENGVVLGIGRINPDSRRKFILNVTDVGEFIRRKR, encoded by the coding sequence ATGAACACGGAAGAATTGAGGTATAGGCGAGCGTCATCATGGGAGTACGACCTGATCCTCCGCGAGGCTGAGAAGTACGGCGAGCTTAGACATCATACCTTTGCGGTAGTCGAAGGAAAATTCCGGGACGTCTACGCCGTTAACGAGAGCGTCTGGGCCGAGATTGAGGCCCTAAAAATGAAACCCTATTCCTACGGGACCTTCGTCGGCACCATAAAGGTCGATAAGAACCTCGTCGAGAAGTTCTACCCCAACGTCGAGTTCTTTTACTTCGTTGATGTCCAGAAGAACTACGCGATACTAAGCCCCAAGGCAGGCTTTCTGTTTACAACAGGAAAGGACGTGCCGAGGAGCGGCGTTAGAAGGTACAACTGGCAGGGCACCAAAAAGCTCGTCGTCTACGACGAGAACGGCGTAGTTCTCGGCATAGGGAGGATAAACCCCGATAGCAGGCGGAAGTTCATTCTGAACGTGACCGACGTTGGGGAATTCATCAGGAGGAAGCGCTGA
- a CDS encoding tRNA uridine(34) 5-carboxymethylaminomethyl modification radical SAM/GNAT enzyme Elp3, whose product MGESRDGENFRKAVEELARAVLSGEIKTREELNRYKIIVSRRYHLSKIPGNSDILKAIPEGERERFRDLLKRKPTRTISGVAVVAMMTKPFPCPHGRCIYCPGGPTVGSPQSYTGKEPSALRAVQSAYHPYIIMMRRLKQLTDIGHDVDKVEVIIQGGTFPAVDLDYQEWYIKCAFKAMNDFPYFRDIENLEEKLVRLIVKKDESVFEEDPEFREAWKKTHRKPYYYLEDEQRRNERAKVRMVGLTIETRPDWAFERHIDRMLRLGTTRVELGVQTIFNFIHERTRRGHGVEEIVKATQLLRDAGLKINYHIMPGLPGSNFERDLYTFRAIFEDSRFRPDMLKIYPTLVTADAPLYAWYKAGKYRPYTTEEAVELLVEAYKGFPKWVRVMRIQRDIPAKLIVAGVKHSNLGQLVFNELVKRGIRPREIRFREVGHMMEKFGIQPEIEHIKLLREDYEAAEGKEIFLSFEDVKNDILIGFIRLRIPSEKAHRKEINCCPSAIVRELHVYGPLVPIGGKPKYEWQHRGYGRELLSEAERIAREEFEVRKMLVISGVGVRNYYRKFGYRKNGPYVAKRLDRGYADYEPDGKFDAHLNT is encoded by the coding sequence ATGGGCGAGAGCAGGGATGGTGAGAACTTCAGGAAGGCCGTCGAGGAGCTGGCCAGGGCGGTCCTCTCCGGCGAGATAAAAACGCGGGAGGAGCTTAACAGGTACAAGATTATCGTTTCACGCAGATATCACCTTTCAAAGATTCCCGGGAACTCGGACATCCTCAAAGCGATACCCGAGGGAGAGCGGGAGAGGTTTAGAGACCTTCTCAAGAGGAAGCCGACGAGGACGATAAGCGGCGTGGCGGTAGTTGCCATGATGACGAAGCCCTTTCCCTGCCCTCATGGGAGATGTATATACTGCCCGGGAGGGCCAACGGTTGGCTCCCCCCAGAGCTACACCGGGAAGGAACCCTCCGCTCTGAGGGCGGTTCAGAGCGCATACCACCCGTACATCATCATGATGCGCCGCCTAAAGCAGCTCACCGACATAGGCCACGACGTCGATAAGGTCGAGGTCATAATCCAGGGTGGGACGTTTCCAGCGGTTGACCTCGATTACCAGGAGTGGTACATCAAATGCGCCTTCAAGGCGATGAACGATTTCCCGTACTTCAGGGACATCGAGAACCTCGAGGAGAAGCTCGTGAGGCTTATAGTGAAGAAGGACGAGTCCGTTTTCGAAGAGGATCCAGAGTTCAGGGAAGCGTGGAAGAAGACCCACAGGAAGCCCTACTACTATCTCGAGGACGAGCAGAGGAGGAACGAGAGGGCAAAGGTCAGGATGGTTGGTTTAACCATAGAGACGCGCCCGGATTGGGCCTTCGAGAGGCACATCGACAGGATGCTCAGGCTCGGAACCACGAGGGTTGAGCTTGGGGTTCAGACGATATTCAACTTCATCCACGAGAGAACGAGGAGGGGTCATGGGGTCGAGGAGATAGTTAAGGCCACGCAGCTCCTTCGCGACGCCGGCCTCAAAATCAACTACCACATAATGCCCGGTCTGCCCGGGAGCAACTTCGAGAGGGATCTCTACACCTTCAGGGCAATCTTTGAGGATTCCCGCTTCAGGCCGGACATGCTGAAAATCTATCCCACGCTCGTTACCGCCGATGCACCGCTCTACGCCTGGTACAAGGCCGGCAAATACAGACCTTACACAACTGAAGAGGCCGTTGAACTGCTCGTTGAGGCCTACAAGGGCTTCCCCAAGTGGGTGAGGGTAATGAGGATACAGCGCGACATACCCGCGAAGCTCATCGTCGCGGGAGTTAAGCACTCCAACCTCGGTCAGCTAGTCTTCAACGAGCTGGTGAAGAGGGGAATAAGGCCGAGGGAGATTAGGTTTAGGGAAGTCGGCCACATGATGGAGAAGTTCGGAATCCAGCCCGAAATCGAGCACATTAAGCTACTCCGCGAGGACTACGAGGCCGCTGAAGGGAAGGAGATTTTCCTGAGCTTTGAAGACGTTAAGAACGACATCCTCATAGGCTTCATAAGGCTGAGGATTCCGAGCGAAAAGGCCCACCGGAAGGAGATAAACTGCTGTCCATCCGCGATAGTGAGGGAACTCCACGTCTACGGCCCTCTCGTGCCCATCGGTGGAAAGCCGAAGTACGAGTGGCAGCACCGCGGCTATGGAAGGGAACTCTTGAGTGAGGCCGAGAGGATAGCCCGGGAGGAGTTCGAGGTCAGAAAGATGCTCGTCATAAGCGGCGTTGGGGTCAGGAACTACTACAGGAAGTTCGGCTACAGAAAGAACGGACCGTACGTTGCCAAGAGGCTTGACAGAGGCTACGCAGACTACGAGCCGGACGGAAAGTTTGATGCCCACCTTAACACTTGA
- the alaS gene encoding alanine--tRNA ligase, which yields MSMDMTTRMFKEEGWIRKQCPKCGKFFWTLDPDRETCGDPPCDEYSFIGKPGIPKKYTLEEMREAFLRFFEKHDHGRVKRFPVLPRWRDDVLLVGASIMDFQPWVISGEADPPANPLTISQPSIRFTDIDNVGITGRHFTIFEMMAHHAFNYPGKPIYWMDETVELAFEFFTKELGMKAEDITFKENPWAGGGNAGPAFEVLYRGLEVATLVFMQYKKAPENADPSQVVEIKGDYYVPMETKVVDTGYGLERLVWMSHGTPTAYDAVLGYVVEPLKRMAGIERIDERILMENSRLAGMFDIEDMGDLRYLRGQVAKRVGISVEELEKAVRPYELIYAIADHTKALTFMLADGVIPSNVKAGYLARLLIRKSIRHLRELGLEVPLAEIVAMHIKELSPTFPEFKEMEDVILDIINVEEKRYQETLKRGSDLVKREIARLKKAGKNEMPLEKLILFYESHGLTPEIVREVAEKEGVKVEIPDNFYTLVAKEAEKTEKKAAAEYVVDFELVKDLPDTRTLYYEDPFMREFDAKVLKVIDDWVVLDQTAFYPEGGGQPYDTGVLIVDGQEIPVTNVQKIGRVILHRVERPGLFKEGMEVHGKINWDRRIQHMRHHTGTHVLMGALVRVLGKHVWQAGSQLHTDWARLDISHYKRISEEELREIERLANRVVMENRKVRWEWLPRTEAEMKYGFRLYQGGVVPGRVIRVLNIEDWDVQACGGTHLPNTGLIGPIKILRTERIQDGVERIVFAAGEAAINWMQETERILKRTSEVFRVPPEKVPETAERFFNEWKAAKKEVEKLRKELAKLLVYELESEVEKVGEVEFIGKVVEGTIDDLREAANKLRKEKRVVALITREGHFVVAVGDGLDLKAGELAKVITSVAGGGGGGRKELAQGRIKNPLKAEEAIAEVKKSLG from the coding sequence ATGAGCATGGACATGACCACGAGGATGTTTAAGGAGGAGGGCTGGATAAGGAAGCAGTGCCCGAAGTGCGGGAAGTTCTTCTGGACTCTCGACCCGGACAGGGAGACCTGCGGCGACCCGCCGTGTGACGAGTACTCCTTCATCGGAAAGCCGGGCATACCGAAGAAGTACACACTTGAGGAGATGCGTGAGGCCTTTCTGAGATTCTTCGAGAAGCACGACCACGGAAGGGTGAAGCGCTTTCCAGTTTTACCCCGCTGGAGGGACGATGTGCTCCTCGTTGGGGCTTCGATCATGGACTTCCAGCCCTGGGTTATAAGCGGAGAGGCCGACCCGCCGGCGAACCCGCTCACAATCAGCCAGCCCTCGATTCGCTTTACCGACATCGACAACGTCGGAATAACCGGCAGGCACTTCACGATATTCGAGATGATGGCCCACCACGCCTTCAACTACCCGGGCAAGCCGATTTACTGGATGGACGAGACGGTCGAGCTGGCCTTCGAGTTCTTCACCAAGGAGCTGGGCATGAAGGCCGAAGACATCACCTTCAAGGAGAACCCGTGGGCCGGCGGAGGAAACGCGGGGCCGGCGTTCGAGGTTCTCTACCGGGGTCTTGAAGTGGCTACCCTCGTCTTCATGCAGTACAAGAAGGCCCCCGAAAACGCTGACCCGAGCCAGGTCGTCGAGATAAAGGGCGACTACTACGTGCCAATGGAGACGAAGGTCGTCGATACCGGCTACGGCCTCGAGAGGCTCGTCTGGATGAGCCACGGTACTCCAACGGCCTACGACGCCGTCCTCGGTTACGTCGTTGAGCCACTCAAGAGGATGGCCGGAATAGAGAGGATAGACGAGCGCATTCTCATGGAGAACTCCCGCCTGGCTGGAATGTTTGATATCGAGGACATGGGTGATCTCCGCTACCTTCGCGGGCAGGTGGCGAAGCGCGTTGGAATAAGCGTCGAGGAGCTTGAAAAAGCTGTGAGGCCCTACGAGCTTATCTATGCCATAGCCGACCACACCAAGGCCCTGACCTTCATGCTGGCAGATGGGGTCATTCCGTCCAACGTGAAGGCCGGCTACCTCGCGAGGCTCCTCATAAGGAAGAGCATAAGGCACCTCAGAGAACTTGGCCTCGAGGTTCCGCTCGCTGAAATCGTCGCGATGCACATAAAGGAGCTATCCCCGACCTTCCCGGAGTTCAAGGAGATGGAGGATGTAATCCTCGACATAATCAACGTCGAGGAGAAGCGCTACCAGGAGACCCTCAAGCGCGGAAGCGATCTCGTCAAGCGCGAGATAGCGAGGCTCAAGAAGGCCGGTAAGAACGAGATGCCTCTGGAAAAGCTCATCCTCTTCTACGAGAGCCACGGCCTAACTCCGGAGATAGTCAGGGAAGTTGCGGAGAAGGAGGGCGTTAAGGTCGAGATCCCGGACAACTTCTACACCCTCGTTGCCAAGGAGGCCGAGAAGACCGAGAAGAAGGCCGCCGCTGAGTACGTTGTGGACTTCGAGCTGGTAAAAGACCTCCCCGACACTAGGACGCTCTACTACGAGGATCCGTTCATGAGGGAGTTCGACGCGAAGGTTCTGAAGGTCATCGACGACTGGGTCGTGCTCGATCAGACGGCCTTCTATCCTGAAGGAGGCGGCCAGCCCTACGACACCGGAGTTCTGATCGTTGATGGGCAGGAAATCCCGGTTACGAACGTCCAGAAGATAGGCAGGGTCATCCTGCACCGCGTTGAGAGGCCCGGGCTATTCAAGGAGGGCATGGAAGTCCACGGAAAGATCAACTGGGACAGAAGGATACAGCACATGCGCCACCACACGGGGACCCACGTCCTCATGGGAGCGCTCGTTAGAGTCCTTGGAAAGCACGTCTGGCAGGCCGGTTCACAGCTCCACACCGACTGGGCCAGGCTTGACATCTCCCACTACAAGCGCATAAGCGAGGAGGAGCTGAGGGAGATTGAGAGGCTCGCCAACAGGGTTGTCATGGAGAACAGGAAGGTTAGATGGGAGTGGCTCCCAAGGACTGAGGCCGAGATGAAGTACGGCTTCAGGCTCTACCAGGGTGGAGTAGTTCCGGGAAGGGTAATCCGCGTTCTCAACATCGAGGACTGGGACGTCCAGGCCTGCGGTGGAACCCACCTCCCGAACACAGGTTTAATCGGTCCGATTAAGATACTGAGAACCGAGCGCATACAGGACGGCGTCGAGCGCATTGTATTCGCGGCCGGTGAAGCTGCAATCAACTGGATGCAGGAGACCGAGAGGATACTCAAGAGAACCTCGGAAGTCTTCCGCGTGCCGCCCGAGAAGGTGCCGGAAACCGCCGAGAGGTTCTTCAACGAGTGGAAGGCCGCTAAGAAGGAGGTCGAGAAGCTCAGGAAAGAGCTGGCGAAGCTCCTCGTCTACGAGCTTGAGAGCGAGGTCGAGAAGGTCGGCGAGGTCGAGTTCATAGGAAAGGTCGTGGAAGGAACGATAGATGACCTCAGGGAAGCGGCCAACAAGCTCAGGAAGGAGAAGCGCGTTGTGGCTCTCATCACTAGGGAGGGCCACTTCGTCGTTGCAGTCGGAGACGGCCTCGACCTCAAGGCGGGCGAGCTGGCGAAGGTCATAACGAGCGTCGCCGGCGGGGGCGGTGGCGGAAGGAAGGAACTCGCCCAGGGCAGGATAAAGAACCCGCTCAAGGCGGAGGAAGCCATAGCCGAGGTGAAGAAGAGCCTCGGCTGA